From Acidimicrobiales bacterium, one genomic window encodes:
- a CDS encoding transcriptional regulator translates to MSETNMTQEYSKRVGDRLRAIRRQKRLSLQEVEAASAQEFKASVLGAYERGERAISVPRLQRLARFYNVPVDQLLPADVGPSFGLAPATETVIDLTDRPGRREGESITIDLTRLEKLSGPEAEMLNRYLTMIQVQRQDFNGRVLTIRANDLQALAAILGTGVDGAGPRLHDLGLSYQP, encoded by the coding sequence ATGTCAGAAACGAACATGACGCAGGAGTACAGCAAGCGCGTCGGCGATCGCTTGCGTGCCATTCGGCGCCAGAAGCGATTGTCGCTCCAGGAAGTCGAAGCTGCGTCGGCGCAGGAGTTCAAGGCGTCGGTGTTGGGCGCCTACGAGCGAGGTGAGCGGGCGATCTCCGTACCTCGACTGCAACGCCTGGCCCGCTTCTACAACGTTCCGGTCGATCAGTTGCTGCCGGCTGATGTCGGTCCGAGCTTCGGCCTCGCCCCGGCCACCGAAACCGTCATCGACCTCACCGACCGGCCGGGCCGCCGCGAGGGCGAGTCGATCACCATCGATCTCACCCGCCTCGAGAAGCTGTCGGGCCCCGAGGCCGAGATGCTCAATCGCTATCTGACGATGATCCAGGTGCAGCGTCAGGACTTCAACGGTCGCGTGCTCACGATCCGGGCCAACGACCTCCAGGCATTGGCGGCCATTCTCGGCACCGGTGTCGACGGCGCCGGGCCTCGCCTCCACGA
- the hrcA gene encoding heat-inducible transcriptional repressor HrcA — translation MLDDRKAAILSAVVQEYIETAQPVGSGRIAGAPGVAVSSATVRNEMAALEEQGFLAQPHTSAGRIPTDKGYRFFVDRLRSLEPALVPSDRGRVRDFFDAVGGGLETTLARTSDLLTSLTDCTAVVVGPNATAATIRKTQLVDLSTHIAMVVAVMSNGVIEKRTVEVATELTPEIVEDAGRRLAAAVDGKTLGDIEGESFGSDDPLLAAALAALSAAGREAEVYVGGASRVASAFEAVEQVRDILTILEQQIVVVSLISDVLDRGMTVAIGEETGVEPLAECSLVVAPYEVEGEFAGTIGVLGPTRMNYTQALAAVAVVSRRLGNVLSEG, via the coding sequence ATGCTCGACGATCGGAAAGCCGCCATCTTGTCGGCGGTCGTCCAGGAATACATCGAGACCGCCCAACCGGTCGGGTCGGGGCGTATCGCCGGCGCGCCCGGCGTTGCCGTCTCGTCCGCGACGGTGCGCAACGAAATGGCGGCGCTCGAGGAGCAGGGTTTCCTCGCCCAGCCTCACACGAGCGCAGGGCGAATCCCGACCGACAAGGGGTATCGATTCTTCGTCGATCGGCTGCGCTCGCTGGAGCCGGCTCTGGTGCCGTCCGATCGCGGTCGCGTGCGCGACTTCTTCGACGCCGTCGGCGGCGGCCTCGAGACGACGCTCGCGCGCACATCCGACCTGCTCACCTCGCTGACCGATTGCACCGCAGTTGTCGTCGGCCCCAACGCGACCGCGGCAACGATCCGCAAGACCCAACTCGTCGACCTGTCGACCCACATCGCGATGGTGGTCGCCGTGATGTCCAACGGCGTGATCGAGAAGCGGACCGTCGAGGTCGCAACCGAGCTCACACCCGAGATCGTCGAGGATGCCGGTCGTCGCCTTGCGGCCGCAGTCGACGGCAAGACGCTCGGCGACATCGAGGGGGAGTCGTTCGGCTCCGACGACCCGCTGCTCGCAGCGGCGCTCGCCGCGCTGAGCGCGGCCGGCCGCGAGGCCGAGGTGTACGTCGGCGGCGCGTCCCGAGTGGCGTCGGCCTTCGAGGCCGTCGAGCAGGTGCGCGACATCCTGACGATCCTCGAGCAGCAGATCGTCGTGGTGTCGCTGATCAGCGATGTCCTCGACCGCGGGATGACGGTTGCGATCGGTGAGGAGACCGGGGTCGAGCCGCTCGCCGAGTGTTCGCTGGTGGTCGCGCCCTACGAGGTCGAGGGTGAGTTCGCCGGCACGATCGGTGTGCTCGGACCGACGCGGATGAACTACACCCAAGCCCTCGCCGCGGTCGCGGTGGTGAGCCGACGTCTCGGTAACGTGCTGAGCGAGGGCTGA
- a CDS encoding ComEC/Rec2 family competence protein produces the protein MRAHVVMAAAAVGALVGLPVPWWLAASGCIGTLALALAGRLGGRRGGVWAVVVMFLVTSASALHATRSLDFPAADEFDGWVTLVDDPRTSGPVGVRVTVRADRRRLVASAHGAVAGRLDDALAGERVRLVGTIRPVAADDERSIQRHIVGRITVTAVLDAADAAPVAAGANAIRRTLAGGAASLTRDDRSLFLGMVMGDDRGQGPVVADDFRAAGLGHLLVVSGQNVAFVLAVAMPVAGRMRPAGRATLLMVVLGLFAVMTRFEPSVLRATAMAGVGIGSTALGRPTDGRAGLSWAVAGLLVIDPFLVHSIAFRLSAAATAGIVWLGGPLGERLPGPGWLRVPIATTVAAQLAVSPVLIAVFGPIPLASLPANVLAGPASGAVMIWGCTAGLVAGVFGGVVATVVHWPTQALLWWISSVARGAAAAPSARLGGPELIALSMAALAAVGVRRYRVGVLSGLVSVVVCASAAFATPRLPIGSTVLGNGVTVVHGQGGTVVVLDDPGPARLVLERLRLAGVRRPVLVIATDGDRADADAVLALTERFGPLPIAAPPLHRVPGARTVTAGRVLVAGTIRVVILESDPEIVFSAGSA, from the coding sequence GTGAGGGCCCATGTCGTGATGGCGGCGGCAGCGGTGGGGGCGCTCGTTGGGTTGCCCGTGCCGTGGTGGCTGGCTGCGTCGGGGTGCATCGGGACCCTCGCGCTCGCGCTCGCGGGGCGACTCGGCGGCCGACGCGGCGGCGTCTGGGCCGTTGTGGTGATGTTCCTCGTCACGAGTGCGTCGGCGCTGCATGCAACCCGATCGCTCGACTTCCCGGCCGCCGACGAGTTCGACGGCTGGGTGACGCTCGTCGACGATCCTCGCACCAGCGGCCCGGTGGGAGTGCGCGTCACCGTGCGCGCGGACCGGCGGCGGCTCGTCGCGTCGGCGCACGGGGCCGTCGCCGGACGACTCGACGATGCCCTGGCAGGAGAGCGGGTTCGCCTGGTCGGCACGATTCGTCCGGTCGCCGCCGACGACGAACGTTCGATCCAGCGTCACATCGTCGGTCGGATCACCGTCACCGCGGTGCTCGATGCGGCCGATGCGGCGCCGGTCGCGGCCGGTGCCAACGCGATCCGGCGCACGCTCGCCGGAGGGGCGGCGTCGTTGACCCGTGACGACCGATCCCTGTTCCTCGGGATGGTCATGGGCGACGACCGCGGCCAGGGCCCGGTGGTCGCCGATGACTTCCGAGCTGCGGGGTTGGGGCACCTGCTGGTGGTGTCGGGTCAGAACGTCGCGTTCGTGCTCGCCGTCGCCATGCCCGTGGCAGGACGGATGCGCCCGGCCGGTCGGGCGACCCTCCTGATGGTCGTGCTCGGTCTGTTCGCGGTCATGACCCGCTTCGAACCATCCGTTCTGCGGGCGACCGCGATGGCAGGCGTCGGCATCGGCTCGACGGCGCTCGGCCGACCGACGGATGGACGAGCAGGGCTGTCGTGGGCGGTCGCCGGGCTCCTCGTCATCGATCCGTTCCTGGTGCACAGCATCGCGTTCCGCCTCTCCGCCGCAGCCACCGCCGGGATCGTGTGGCTGGGCGGCCCCCTCGGCGAGCGACTGCCGGGACCGGGATGGCTGCGGGTACCGATCGCCACGACGGTGGCCGCACAGTTGGCCGTGTCGCCGGTCCTGATCGCCGTCTTCGGGCCGATCCCGCTGGCCTCGTTGCCGGCCAACGTCCTGGCCGGGCCCGCCAGCGGTGCGGTGATGATCTGGGGATGCACGGCCGGGCTGGTGGCCGGGGTCTTCGGCGGTGTGGTCGCCACAGTGGTGCATTGGCCGACGCAGGCGCTGCTGTGGTGGATCAGCAGCGTCGCCCGGGGCGCCGCTGCCGCCCCGTCGGCCCGCCTCGGGGGCCCCGAGCTGATCGCGCTGTCGATGGCGGCGTTGGCGGCCGTCGGGGTGCGTCGGTACCGCGTCGGAGTGCTGTCCGGCCTGGTCAGCGTGGTCGTGTGTGCGTCTGCGGCCTTCGCAACCCCTCGGCTGCCGATCGGGTCGACCGTGCTGGGCAACGGGGTGACGGTGGTGCACGGCCAGGGCGGCACGGTGGTCGTACTCGACGATCCCGGTCCGGCACGCCTCGTGCTCGAACGGCTCCGACTCGCCGGCGTGCGTCGACCCGTCCTGGTGATCGCGACCGACGGCGACCGGGCCGATGCCGATGCCGTGCTCGCGCTGACCGAGCGATTCGGTCCGCTCCCGATCGCCGCGCCTCCGCTGCATCGCGTGCCGGGCGCGCGAACCGTCACCGCGGGTCGGGTGCTCGTCGCCGGAACCATCCGCGTCGTGATCCTGGAGTCGGACCCGGAGATCGTGTTCTCGGCAGGCTCCGCATGA
- the folP gene encoding dihydropteroate synthase, producing the protein MFLALGDTRFDITTRALVMGILNRTPDSFYDGGQYWDFDDFLRKAEDLVDDGADFLDVGGVKAGPGPEVTPEEEMERVVPAIAALRARFDIPISVDTFRASVLDEALAAGADVGNDISGFADPGYLPTAAAHGASVVATQVRIGPRIPDPEPIYDDVRTDVVAFLRVRADAALAAGIPRERIMVDAGLDLGKNPAMSTELLRHSDDLVDLGFPVFLSASNKGFLGELAGTEVDDRRDATFGAHALGIALGCRVLRAHDVRGNRRLADMMSAVLAHRRG; encoded by the coding sequence ATGTTCCTCGCGCTGGGCGACACCCGATTCGACATCACCACCCGGGCCCTGGTGATGGGCATTCTCAACCGCACCCCCGATTCGTTCTACGACGGTGGTCAGTACTGGGACTTCGACGACTTCCTGCGCAAGGCCGAGGATCTGGTCGACGACGGGGCGGACTTCCTCGACGTCGGTGGCGTGAAGGCGGGGCCCGGTCCCGAGGTCACCCCCGAGGAGGAGATGGAGCGCGTCGTCCCGGCGATCGCCGCATTGCGCGCACGGTTCGACATCCCCATCTCGGTCGACACGTTCCGGGCGTCGGTCCTCGACGAGGCGCTCGCGGCGGGGGCCGATGTCGGCAACGACATCTCCGGCTTCGCCGACCCCGGCTATCTGCCCACGGCCGCGGCACACGGCGCATCGGTGGTGGCGACCCAGGTTCGGATCGGACCACGCATCCCCGACCCGGAGCCGATCTACGACGATGTCCGGACCGACGTCGTCGCTTTCCTGCGGGTGCGGGCCGATGCGGCGCTGGCCGCCGGTATCCCTCGCGAGCGGATCATGGTCGACGCGGGCCTCGATCTCGGAAAGAACCCGGCGATGTCCACCGAACTGCTCCGGCACAGCGACGACCTCGTCGACCTGGGCTTTCCCGTGTTCCTGTCGGCATCCAACAAGGGGTTCCTCGGCGAGTTGGCCGGTACGGAAGTCGACGATCGGCGCGATGCGACCTTCGGCGCCCACGCGCTCGGGATCGCGCTGGGATGTCGCGTGCTGCGGGCCCACGATGTGCGGGGCAATCGCCGCCTGGCCGACATGATGAGCGCGGTGCTCGCCCATCGGCGAGGCTGA
- the rpsT gene encoding 30S ribosomal protein S20 yields MIDVLRMRSRSISLPTIPTDGCDPVPVPDTLSLRSQPLFPQRCDGVVAGIIEVDVANIKSQIKRNRQTEKRNLRNRKVRSELHTRTKTALTAIDEGENAEEAVKAAIKRIDKAAQKGLLKKNTAARRKSRLMRRLNAAS; encoded by the coding sequence ATGATCGACGTGTTGCGAATGCGGTCCAGGTCCATTTCGCTGCCGACGATACCGACGGATGGGTGCGATCCCGTGCCGGTACCCGATACGCTTTCGCTTCGTTCTCAACCGCTGTTCCCGCAGCGCTGCGACGGCGTCGTCGCAGGAATCATCGAGGTAGACGTGGCAAACATCAAGTCGCAGATCAAGCGCAACCGACAGACCGAGAAGCGCAATCTCCGCAACCGCAAGGTTCGCTCCGAACTCCACACGCGCACCAAGACCGCGCTGACGGCGATCGACGAGGGCGAGAACGCCGAAGAGGCGGTCAAGGCGGCGATCAAGCGCATCGACAAGGCCGCCCAGAAGGGGCTGCTCAAGAAGAACACCGCGGCTCGCCGCAAGAGCCGCCTCATGCGTCGGCTCAACGCCGCTTCCTGA
- a CDS encoding tetratricopeptide repeat protein → MADVTDATFEAQVVERSKTVPVVIDLWAEWCGPCKQLGPILEKVIAATNGQVELAKVDVDANPAVSQAFKVQSIPAVYAMKDGQIVDGFMGAQGEAQVQEFVDRLLATGPGSEIEQLVEAGDEASLVKALEIQADHPGAVVALAELLVAQGEPETGLKLLERIPESPETRRITALARTGGAGDDVEATLAELLASVKDDDEARQKYVDLLEVLGAADPRTAEWRRKLSAALF, encoded by the coding sequence ATGGCTGATGTAACCGACGCAACGTTCGAAGCCCAGGTGGTGGAGCGGTCGAAGACCGTCCCCGTCGTGATCGATCTCTGGGCGGAGTGGTGTGGTCCGTGCAAGCAACTCGGGCCGATCCTCGAGAAGGTGATCGCCGCGACCAACGGCCAGGTCGAACTCGCCAAGGTCGACGTCGATGCCAATCCTGCGGTCTCGCAGGCGTTCAAGGTGCAGTCGATCCCGGCCGTCTACGCGATGAAGGACGGGCAGATCGTCGACGGGTTCATGGGTGCCCAGGGCGAGGCCCAGGTCCAGGAGTTCGTCGACCGGCTGCTGGCCACCGGACCGGGCTCGGAGATCGAGCAACTCGTCGAGGCGGGCGACGAGGCGTCGCTCGTGAAGGCGCTCGAGATCCAGGCGGACCACCCCGGTGCCGTCGTGGCGCTCGCCGAACTCTTGGTCGCACAGGGTGAGCCGGAGACCGGCCTCAAGCTGCTCGAGCGCATCCCGGAGTCTCCCGAGACGCGGCGGATCACTGCGCTGGCTCGCACCGGTGGTGCGGGCGACGACGTCGAGGCGACGCTCGCCGAGTTGCTCGCCTCGGTGAAGGACGACGACGAGGCCCGCCAGAAGTATGTCGACCTCCTCGAGGTCCTCGGCGCCGCCGACCCGCGCACCGCGGAGTGGCGTCGCAAGCTCAGCGCCGCACTGTTCTAG
- a CDS encoding RsmE family RNA methyltransferase, producing MSGADPAPDGSHGPHVLVDSVESPHLSDADRHHLTRVLRVRDGDPLTVGDGAGNWRPCRLAAEPEPVERVFHVAKPEPAVGVAFALIKGGRPELVVQKLTELGVDRIAPFVADRSVVQWDEAKAAKNGERFRRVAREAVMQCRRAWLPDIDEVVPFAAVVGEAGVCMADRGGGALTLATPLVMIGPEGGWSDAEAAADVPRVRLAEPILRAETAAIAAGVLLGAARATPR from the coding sequence GTGAGCGGTGCCGATCCGGCCCCCGACGGATCACACGGCCCCCACGTGCTCGTCGACTCGGTCGAGTCGCCGCATCTGTCCGACGCTGATCGCCATCACCTCACACGGGTCCTCCGGGTGCGTGACGGCGATCCTCTGACCGTCGGCGACGGTGCGGGGAACTGGCGCCCTTGCCGCCTCGCCGCGGAGCCCGAGCCGGTCGAGCGGGTCTTCCACGTCGCCAAGCCGGAACCGGCGGTGGGAGTGGCGTTCGCGCTCATCAAGGGTGGTCGTCCCGAACTCGTGGTGCAGAAGCTCACCGAGCTCGGTGTGGACCGCATCGCGCCGTTCGTCGCCGACCGTTCGGTGGTGCAGTGGGACGAGGCGAAGGCGGCGAAGAACGGCGAGCGGTTCCGTCGAGTGGCTCGCGAGGCGGTCATGCAGTGCCGGCGGGCGTGGTTGCCCGACATCGACGAGGTCGTGCCGTTCGCGGCGGTCGTGGGCGAAGCGGGGGTCTGCATGGCGGACCGTGGAGGCGGCGCGCTGACCCTCGCCACGCCGCTGGTGATGATCGGCCCCGAGGGCGGGTGGAGCGACGCCGAGGCGGCTGCCGACGTGCCTCGGGTGCGGCTGGCCGAGCCGATCCTGCGGGCCGAGACGGCGGCGATCGCCGCCGGGGTTCTTCTCGGCGCAGCCCGGGCCACGCCCCGCTGA
- a CDS encoding helix-hairpin-helix domain-containing protein, translating into MDVDVRRRVSELLDSLADRLGISVWSVVVGAVAVTVAGLAGWWAFRAPDPPPVEEVLPRIDAVDAAPAVAPAAAVSNDSPIATTIVVHIDGAVARPGVHELDDDARVVDAVEAAGGLLAEADRERLNLAAPISDGQRLWVPWVGEEEPAVVSLSGGEAPSSDRPSTGPIDLNTADQVALETLPGVGPSIAGAILRHREQEGPFERVEDLLEVAGIGPSRLAQLEPLVTV; encoded by the coding sequence ATGGATGTGGACGTACGGCGACGGGTGTCGGAGTTGCTCGACTCGCTCGCGGATCGGCTCGGGATCAGCGTGTGGAGTGTGGTCGTCGGCGCGGTGGCCGTGACGGTCGCCGGACTGGCCGGGTGGTGGGCGTTCAGGGCTCCTGATCCGCCGCCGGTGGAGGAGGTGTTGCCGCGGATCGACGCCGTCGATGCCGCGCCGGCAGTCGCCCCGGCAGCAGCTGTGTCGAACGACTCGCCGATCGCGACGACGATCGTCGTGCACATCGACGGGGCCGTCGCCCGCCCCGGTGTGCACGAACTCGACGACGACGCCCGGGTGGTCGACGCGGTCGAGGCCGCCGGCGGGCTGTTGGCCGAGGCCGATCGCGAGCGGCTCAACCTCGCGGCTCCGATCTCGGACGGTCAGCGCCTCTGGGTGCCCTGGGTGGGAGAGGAGGAGCCGGCGGTGGTTTCGCTGTCCGGTGGCGAGGCGCCGTCGAGCGACCGACCGAGCACCGGACCGATCGATCTCAACACCGCCGATCAGGTGGCGTTGGAGACGCTTCCGGGGGTCGGGCCGAGCATCGCCGGCGCGATCCTCCGACATCGCGAGCAGGAGGGTCCGTTCGAGCGGGTTGAAGACCTGCTCGAGGTGGCCGGGATCGGGCCCAGCCGGCTCGCGCAGCTCGAACCGCTGGTGACGGTGTGA
- the lepA gene encoding translation elongation factor 4: protein MDLDRIRNTSIIAHIDHGKSTLADRMLELTGAVDARDMRAQYLDSMDLERERGITIKLQSVRLEWDDHIINLIDTPGHVDFGYEVSRSLAACESVILVVDASQGIEAQTLANCYLAMENELEIVACLNKIDLPAAEPDKYAAEIEQVLGIPARDILRISAKTGEGVSELLDAVIATTPPPEGDPDAPLQALIFDSHFDQYRGVVSSIRVMQGTMSRKDKVRFIHAGTSHDIDEIGVRTPDSMPVDQLGPGETGYLIAGIKDVGEARSGETVTTDRKGSDVALEGYAEPKPMVFSGLYPIDGDEFTDLREALEKLRLNDSSFTYEPETSGALGFGFRCGFLGLLHMEIVRERLEREFGLSLISTAPSVEYHVTKTDGSEIVVSNPSELPPAGEIQSIAEPYLRATVLAPSDYTGTIMDLCQTRRGVMNKMEYLSPERVELHYRLPLAEVVIDFFDQLKSRTQGYASLDYEPDDYAVDALVRVDILLHGEPVDAFSSIIHKDKAYDYGKKMADKLKELIPRQQFEVPIQAAIGGKIIARSTVRAFRKDVTEKLYGGDVTRKNKLLKKQKEGKKRMKSIGRVDIPQEAFISALQLDD, encoded by the coding sequence ATGGACCTGGACCGCATTCGCAACACGTCGATCATCGCCCACATCGACCACGGCAAGTCGACGTTGGCCGACCGGATGCTGGAGCTCACCGGGGCGGTCGATGCCCGCGACATGCGCGCCCAGTATCTCGACTCGATGGATCTCGAACGCGAGCGCGGGATCACCATCAAGTTGCAGTCGGTCCGTCTCGAATGGGACGACCACATCATCAACCTGATCGACACCCCGGGCCACGTCGACTTCGGCTACGAGGTGAGTCGGTCGCTGGCCGCGTGCGAGAGCGTGATCCTCGTCGTCGACGCCTCCCAGGGAATCGAGGCGCAAACCCTGGCCAATTGCTATCTCGCGATGGAGAACGAGCTCGAGATCGTGGCGTGCCTCAACAAGATCGACCTACCGGCGGCGGAGCCCGACAAGTACGCCGCCGAGATCGAGCAGGTGCTCGGCATTCCGGCCCGCGACATCCTGCGGATCTCCGCCAAGACCGGCGAAGGTGTGTCCGAACTGCTCGATGCGGTGATCGCGACCACCCCGCCCCCGGAGGGCGATCCCGACGCGCCGCTCCAGGCACTGATCTTCGACTCGCACTTCGATCAGTACCGGGGGGTGGTCAGCTCGATCCGTGTCATGCAAGGCACGATGTCGCGCAAGGACAAGGTCCGCTTCATCCACGCCGGTACGAGCCACGACATCGACGAGATCGGCGTGCGCACACCCGACAGCATGCCCGTCGACCAGCTGGGGCCCGGTGAGACCGGCTATCTCATCGCCGGCATCAAGGACGTCGGCGAGGCCCGCTCCGGCGAGACGGTGACCACCGACCGCAAGGGTTCCGACGTTGCGCTCGAGGGCTACGCCGAGCCGAAGCCGATGGTGTTCTCCGGGCTGTATCCGATCGACGGCGACGAGTTCACCGACCTGCGCGAAGCGCTCGAGAAGCTCCGACTCAACGACTCGAGCTTCACCTACGAGCCGGAGACCTCCGGTGCCCTGGGATTCGGGTTTCGCTGCGGCTTCCTCGGCCTGCTCCACATGGAGATCGTGCGCGAGCGTCTCGAGCGGGAGTTCGGACTGTCGCTCATCTCGACGGCTCCCTCGGTCGAGTACCACGTCACCAAGACCGACGGCTCCGAGATCGTCGTGTCGAACCCGTCGGAACTACCCCCGGCCGGCGAGATCCAGTCCATCGCCGAGCCCTACCTCCGGGCGACGGTCCTCGCCCCGTCGGACTACACCGGCACGATCATGGATCTCTGCCAGACCCGGCGCGGCGTGATGAACAAGATGGAGTACCTCTCGCCCGAGCGGGTCGAGCTGCACTACCGGCTTCCGCTCGCGGAGGTGGTCATCGACTTCTTCGACCAGCTCAAGAGCCGGACCCAGGGCTATGCCAGCCTCGACTACGAGCCCGACGACTATGCAGTCGACGCCCTCGTGCGGGTCGACATCCTGCTCCACGGTGAACCGGTCGATGCATTCAGCTCGATCATCCACAAGGACAAGGCCTACGACTACGGCAAGAAGATGGCCGACAAGCTCAAGGAGCTCATCCCGCGCCAGCAGTTCGAGGTGCCGATCCAGGCGGCGATCGGCGGGAAGATCATCGCCCGTTCGACGGTGCGGGCCTTCCGCAAGGACGTCACCGAGAAGCTCTACGGCGGCGACGTCACGCGGAAGAACAAGTTGCTCAAGAAGCAGAAGGAAGGCAAGAAGCGGATGAAGTCGATCGGCAGGGTCGACATTCCGCAGGAGGCGTTCATCTCCGCGCTCCAGCTCGACGACTGA
- the dnaJ gene encoding molecular chaperone DnaJ: MADHYETLGVDPSATDEEIKRAYKKLARKYHPDLNPGDPEAEIRFKEIGAAYEVLSDHERRSRFDRFGTDQPQGADFGAGFGDIFEAFFGGNMGFGGGGGRSGPPRGEDLETHVDLELEDVVFGGEREVTIRTAVRCEPCDGSGAAVGTSPDTCRECGGAGQVRRVRQSVLGQMVTATACPSCGGLGKTIATPCGMCEGQGRTIEQRTYSVEVPAGVDDGSTLRLTGRGAAGPRGGSNGDLYVHVRVRPHPTFRREADDLVHELHVAFTQATLGAHIEYETLDGPEDLVVPRGTESGTEFRLRGRGIPHVRGRGRGDLRVNIVVEVPDDLDQAQEDLLRQLAELRGETVAEPGQSLFSRIRSAFT, translated from the coding sequence ATGGCTGACCACTACGAGACGCTCGGGGTCGATCCGAGCGCGACCGACGAAGAGATCAAGCGGGCCTACAAGAAGCTCGCGCGCAAGTATCACCCCGACCTGAACCCCGGCGATCCCGAAGCCGAGATCCGCTTCAAGGAGATCGGGGCGGCTTACGAGGTGCTCTCGGACCACGAGCGTCGCAGCCGATTCGACCGCTTCGGGACCGATCAGCCCCAGGGCGCCGACTTCGGTGCCGGCTTCGGCGACATCTTCGAGGCGTTCTTCGGCGGCAACATGGGCTTCGGCGGGGGCGGCGGCCGCAGTGGTCCGCCGCGGGGCGAAGATCTCGAGACCCATGTCGACCTCGAACTCGAAGACGTCGTGTTCGGTGGCGAGCGAGAGGTGACCATCCGCACCGCGGTGCGCTGCGAACCCTGCGACGGGTCGGGAGCTGCGGTCGGCACCTCGCCCGACACGTGCCGCGAATGCGGGGGAGCCGGTCAGGTCCGCCGGGTTCGGCAGTCGGTGCTCGGCCAGATGGTCACCGCGACCGCCTGCCCGAGCTGCGGAGGTCTCGGCAAGACCATCGCCACGCCGTGCGGCATGTGCGAGGGGCAGGGGCGGACCATCGAACAGCGGACCTACTCGGTCGAGGTTCCCGCGGGAGTCGACGACGGTTCGACGCTGCGGTTGACCGGTCGTGGGGCCGCCGGTCCCCGCGGCGGCAGCAACGGCGACCTCTACGTCCACGTGCGCGTGCGCCCGCATCCGACGTTTCGGCGTGAGGCTGACGACCTCGTCCACGAGCTCCACGTGGCGTTCACCCAGGCAACGCTCGGCGCTCACATCGAGTACGAGACCCTCGATGGTCCCGAAGACCTGGTCGTTCCACGCGGCACCGAATCCGGAACCGAGTTTCGCCTGCGCGGTCGGGGCATCCCCCACGTGCGGGGGCGCGGTCGCGGCGACCTGCGGGTCAACATCGTCGTCGAGGTTCCCGACGACCTCGACCAGGCCCAGGAGGACCTCCTCCGTCAGTTGGCCGAGCTCCGCGGCGAGACGGTCGCCGAACCCGGCCAGAGTCTGTTCTCCCGGATCAGGTCCGCGTTCACGTGA